A stretch of DNA from Maridesulfovibrio sp.:
TAATCAAAATTACCGGAATAAACTGCGGGTAGCCCATGGAAAACAGCCATCGTTTTTTCCGGAACAGCAGTTGCAGATATTTCCCCTGCCACAAGACAAAAGATGACCGGAAATTCAACTGCCTGTTCTGCTTCTGCCCGCTGTATCATCTTGAAGACTGCGGCG
This window harbors:
- a CDS encoding cysteine-rich small domain-containing protein, translating into MENSHRFFRNSSCRYFPCHKTKDDRKFNCLFCFCPLYHLEDCGGRYEMSGGIKNCTQCRIPHTPEGYDYILDKLKKHNAKQR